One part of the Amphiura filiformis chromosome 5, Afil_fr2py, whole genome shotgun sequence genome encodes these proteins:
- the LOC140152083 gene encoding ATP-binding cassette sub-family C member 9-like translates to MATEEEKRWSWFCKEINDSYESDENPAYMNECSVNFAAFLLHFIFAIIACLVLIGKYWCTIIEPPSRYLTKWTGHTCRWTILLLVMLCALAGLAEGILTEMLRNEPRVLQLQFYLPSFKFHDMKYTEDYVSLPYKFTFWWINWLFKLGFRYPLELKDLGTLPENHSAEHLYQIFKEDFQQEVSMVNRAYGQAMAFDIFNIYLRGLTQIRNVQAVEFHQYGKSSRVYKKEIFFAGLSRLMYDLSCLIGPLALSGIVDYIIDYGEPKQVDSSYQYITLKDYFSNGYILVGVIFFANIIQYFSFQQNIYQSNVVGVHIRTSLQTMVYDKALRLSSYTISGGSMTVGQITNHMSTDAFNMFFFCQRMHYLWAIPLRVKIIYESRRSAISIKLITVSCLLYLQVGSVAFLALAALLIAVPFVLLTSRLQTIQQETLMKFSDDRLKRSNEMLLGIKLLKMYGWEEMFCKAIEAIRKLEMSSLFRYNGCYSFGGKYVFISYPYITGKPLEPTNTFTALALMNLLLEPMYYTPIVSSLAVNAFISTRRLQRFFMTTEMETLEEIVLKERLKEERKDNSGRSEKTKVYDEKTPLLRHVHADTTEYESVLSQTDQEATQIAERSKFDYALKIENGDFAWGSSSSIKVLKNINLAISQGELTMVVGGVGSGKSSLLSAILGEMTTLTGSVALGTSTGVAYGAQKAWLMNATLQDNILFGQTFNQGRYRKVIDSCALKPDIDILPGGDMTEIGEKGINLSGGQKQRVSVARTIYSNKPIVLLDDPLSALDVNVGGHLFREGIMGRLRKANRTVVLVTHQLQYLQQADKIVVMKEGQISIQGTFDDIARADPDLYQRWQQDIISATDSELSDGFSAFEESTLEERETLRKRVQLLKSQEDISMSRSTFSVEESVKGKLIQKEDLARGSVAASTYWYYFRNMGLLWACLLPFSRMMLEALKVSNNFVLSHWSEAGLIPNRTLADISNEFVGPYVALACAGFVMAAISGASLLVSTWNAAKAVYLQMIRSVSRSPMRFFDTTPIGRIMNRFSSDVQIIDMFCFQKLNMTMWSVTHFISTTSFTIVVNVIITPIFLVEIVPIVIVYIILAVYFIRSSRELQRLDSVTRSPVFAHFSETLGGLTTLRAYREQKRFFSTLLKRIDTNNTAFLYLQAAYGWLGLQMSICGGFMVLMVSLTTLLQATILGNLDSSSVGLSISYVLIISYSLFELVRFSADTEMQMNPVERVQFYADIPSENYEGTEPPSDWPSRGAIQIEHVSVRYAENLPPVLQDITLYVQPGEKVGICGRTGSGKSSLTLSLLRLIQTYQGQIIIDGENIAAMPLTTLRQRLSIIPQDPILFTGSIRSNLDPTCSKSDQELWNALEIAQLKPIVSQFDIGLDTPVSEGGENFSVGQRQLFCLARAFLRNSRVLIMDEATASIDYDTEKLLQDVVASAFTEKTVLTIAHRVSTIRESDTIWVLGDGEIIECDSPGNLLARETSEFYAMVQANK, encoded by the exons TCAAATTCCATGATATGAAATACACAGAAGACTATGTCTCGTTGCCTTACAAATTCACATTTTGGTGGATCAATTGGCTCTTCAAGCTTGGATTCCGATACCCTCTTGAACTGAAAGATCTTGGAACCTTGCCTGAAAATCATAGTGCGGAGCATTTATACCAAATCTTCAAAGAAGATTTCCAACAAGAAGTG TCAATGGTCAATAGGGCCTATGGCCAGGCAATGgcatttgacatttttaacatCTATCTCAGAGGGTTAACACA GATAAGAAACGTTCAAGCGGTGGAATTCCATCAGTATGGAAAGTCTTCAAGAGTATACAAGAAGGAAATCTTCTTTGCTGGGTTGAGTCGTCTTATGTATGATTTGTCATGTCTTATTGGTCCACTAGCTCTCAGTGGTATTGTAGACTATATCATTGACTATGGAGAACCAAAACAG GTAGACTCTTCATATCAGTACATAACATTGAAAGATTATTTCTCCAATGGGTACATTTTGGTGGGAGTCATCTTCTTTGCTAACATTATCCAGTACTTTTCATTCCAACAAAACATCTATCAGAGCAACGTGGTCGGTGTTCACATACGGACGTCACTCCAG ACAATGGTGTACGATAAGGCATTACGTCTGTCCAGTTATACTATTTCCGGAGGGAGTATGACAGTTGGGCAGATCACCAATCACATGTCTACAGATGCTTTCAATATGTTCTTCTTTTGTCAAAGAATGCACTATCTATGGGCCATACCACTGAGGGTAAAAATAATAT ATGAAAGCCGTAGGTCTGCAATTTCTATCAAA CTTATCACAGTATCGTGTCTTCTATACCTCCAAGTTGGATCAGTTGCATTTTTAGCACTTGCAGCCCTTCTTATTGCTGTACCGTTTGTGTTGCTAACGTCTCGTCTCCAAACTATACAACAAGAAACGCTAATG AAATTTTCAGACGACCGTCTCAAACGTTCCAATGAAATGCTGCTAGGAATAAAACTGCTCAAGATGTACGGCTGGGAGGAGATGTTTTGTAAGGCCATTGAAGCCATACGGAAACTAGAGATGTCCTCTTTATTTCGCTATAATGGGTGTTATAGTTTCGGTGGTAAGTAT GTGTTCATATCCTATCCCTATATAACCGGGAAACCATTGGAACCAACTAATACATTCACTGCGCTAGCTTTGATGAACTTACTCCTGGAACCGATGTACTACACGCCCATTGTCTCTTCACTCGCAGTAAACGCGTTCATAAGTACCAGAAGATTACAGAGATTCTTCATGACAACAGAAATGGAAACGTTGGAAGAGATTGTTTTGAAAGAGCGTTTAAAGGAAGAACGG AAAGATAATTCAGGTCGATCAGAGAAGACAAAAGTTTACGACGAGAAAACTCCGCTTCTTCGCCATGTTCACGCAGATACTACCGAATATGAGAGTGttttgtcgcaaacagatcagGAAGCCACACAAATAGCTGAAAGATCGAAATTTGATTATGCGCTCAAG attgAGAATGGAGATTTTGCATGGGGTAGTAGCAGTTCTATCAAAGttctcaaaaatataaatttggcgATATCACAGG GGGAGCTAACGATGGTTGTGGGAGGTGTTGGTAGTGGCAAATCATCTTTACTCTCTGCCATTCTGGGCGAAATGACAACTCTTACAGGTTCTGTGGCACTTGG TACATCGACGGGTGTTGCTTACGGAGCTCAGAAAGCGTGGCTAATGAATGCAACGTTACAAGATAATATATTGTTCGGACAGACCTTCAATCAAGGGAG ATATCGCAAAGTAATAGACTCTTGCGCCCTGAAACCAGACATCGACATTTTACCGGGTGGTGATATGACAGAAATTGGTGAAAAGGGAATCAACTTGAGTGGCGGCCAAAAACAACGCGTCAGTGTTGCAAGAACAATATACTCCAACAAACCTATTGTGTTACTG GACGATCCATTGTCAGCATTAGACGTAAATGTAGGAGGTCACTTGTTTCGTGAAGGCATCATGGGAAGGCTACGGAAGGCAAATCGGACTGTGGTTCTTGTGACTCATCAGCTGCAGTATCTTCAGCAAGCAGATAAA ATAGTGGTCATGAAAGAGGGCCAAATTAGCATCCAAGGAACCTTTGACGACATCGCACGCGCAGATCCAGATCTTTACCAAAGATGGCAACAAGATATAATCTCTGCCACTGATTCTGAATTATCGGATGGATTTTCAGCTTTTGAAGAATCGACGCTCGAGGAAAGAGAAACTCTAAGAAAGAGGGTTCAACTTTTGAAAAGTCAGGAGGATATAAGTATGAGTAGATCTACATTTTCTGTCGAAG aGTCAGTTAAAGGGAAGCTTATTCAAAAGGAAGATCTAGCCCGCGGTTCCGTTGCTGCCAGTACATATTGGTATTACTTTCGCAACATGGGACTATTGTGGGCGTGTTTGCTACCGTTCTCACGTATGATGTTGGAAGCACTTAAAGTATCCAACAATTTTGTGTTATCACATTGGTCTGAAGCGGGACTAATACCTAACAGAACG tTGGCAGATATCAGTAATGAGTTTGTAGGTCCATACGTAGCACTAGCCTGTGCTGGGTTTGTAATGGCGGCCATATCTGGTGCGAGTCTCCTGGTCTCAACGTGGAATGCGGCCAAAGCTGTATACTTACAAATGATACGAAGCGTAAGCAGATCACCGATGAG GTTTTTCGACACTACACCAATAGGAAGAATAATGAACCGATTCTCTAGTGACGTACAAATAATAGATA tgttttgttttcagaaaCTGAACATGACTATGTGGTCGGTTACTCATTTCATTTCTACAACTTCGTTTACAATAGTCGTGAATGTAATCATAACGCCTATTTTCTTGGTAGAAATTGTCCCCATTGTTATCGTTTATATTATCTTAGCTGTATACTTCATTCGAAGCTCTAG GGAGCTTCAGAGATTAGACAGTGTCACGAGATCACCAGTATTTGCCCATTTCTCAGAGACTCTAGGCGGACTTACTACATTAAGGGCATACAG AGAGCAGAAGCGATTCTTTTCCACCTTGCTTAAACGGATTGATACCAATAATACAGCTTTTCTATACCTACAAGCTGCATATGGATGGCTGGGGCTACAAATG AGTATCTGTGGTGGGTTCATGGTACTGATGGTTAGTTTAACAACGTTACTTCAAGCTACAATACTTGGCAATTTAGATTCCAGTTCAGTTGGATTATCTATCAGTTATGTTCTAATA ATATCATATTCATTGTTTGAATTGGTACGATTTTCCGCTGACACTGAGATGCAGATGAATCCTGTTGAACGTGTACAATTCTATGCAGATATACCAAGTGAAAATTATGAAG GTACGGAACCTCCATCTGATTGGCCTAGTCGTGGTGCAATCCAAATCGAACACGTATCTGTTCGTTATGCTGAAAATCTGCCACCAGTGCTACAAGATATTACTCTATACGTACAACCCGGAGAAAAG GTGGGAATATGTGGCCGAACGGGAAGCGGGAAATCTTCTCTAACACTTTCACTGTTACGATTGATTCAGACATATCAGG GTCAAATTATCATCGATGGAGAAAATATCGCAGCGATGCCGCTGACAACATTAAGACAAAGATTGTCCATTATTCCACAAGATCCGATATTATTTACAGGGTCAATAAG GAGTAATTTGGATCCAACTTGTAGTAAGTCAGATCAGGAACTTTGGAATGCTCTAGAAATAGCACAACTCAAACCAATCGTTTCTCAGTTTGACATTGGTCTTG ACACCCCTGTGTCAGAAGGTGGTGAAAATTTCAGCGTTGGTCAGCGTCAACTATTTTGTTTAGCTCGAGCTTTTCTCAGGAATTCCCGCGTACTTATCATGGACGAAGCCACTGCCTCAATTGACTATGACACG GAGAAACTCTTACAAGACGTTGTTGCATCAGCTTTCACAGAAAAAACTGTGCTGACGATTGCT cATCGCGTGTCCACCATTCGTGAATCAGACACAATCTGGGTTTTAGGTGATGGTGAGATCATTGAATGTGACAGCCCTGGAAACTTATTAGCGAGAGAAACTTCGGAATTCTATGCCATGGTTCAAGCTAACAAATAa